A window of the Pungitius pungitius chromosome 3, fPunPun2.1, whole genome shotgun sequence genome harbors these coding sequences:
- the LOC119220628 gene encoding indian hedgehog B protein-like — protein MLLPTLVTCLAGCAFLLSPVSEGCGPGRGYGKRRSPRKLAPLAYKQFTPNVAEKTLGASGRYEGKITRNSERFKELTPNYNPDIIFKDEENTGADRMMTQRCKDKLNSLAISVMNLWPGVRLRVTEGWDEDGHHSEESLHYEGRAVDITTSDRDRNKYAMLARLAVEAGFDWVYYESKAHIHCSVKSDHSMAAKSGGCFPGEASVTLASGAQKPIGDLRPGERVLAAAGGGELVYSEVLVFLDRDPVARKLFYTLHTEAGARLSLTAAHLVFVSGGNCSEGGALGAVYASDARPGQCVLVSPGEAGRGRLSRITRVSVRESRGAFAPLTQHGTLVVDGVVASCYAVVDQHSLAHWAFSPLRLLHSWTGSTGSHRDGVHWYSRLLHWLGRMLLDSGRLHPLGAAQGDR, from the exons ATGCTGCTTCCGACGCTGGTGACGTGCCTCGCCGGGTGCGCCTTTCTCCTCTCGCCGGTCAGCGAGGGCTGCGGGCCGGGCAGAGGCTACGGCAAGAGGCGGTCACCGCGGAAACTCGCGCCGCTTGCCTACAAGCAGTTCACCCCCAACGTGGCCGAGAAGACTTTGGGGGCCAGCGGGAGGTACGAAGGGAAAATAACCCGGAACTCTGAGCGCTTCAAGGAGCTCACCCCCAACTACAACCCCGACATCATCTTCAAGGATGAGGAGAACACAGGTGCAGACCGCATGATGACAcag CGCTGCAAAGACAAGCTGAACTCTCTGGCCATCTCGGTGATGAACCTGTGGCCCGGGGTCCGCCTGCGGGTCACCGAGGGCTGGGACGAGGACGGCCACCACTCGGAGGAGTCGCTGCACTACGAGGGCCGGGCCGTGGACATCACCACCTCGGACCGGGACCGCAACAAGTACGCCATGCTGGCGCGGCTGGCGGTGGAGGCGGGCTTCGACTGGGTCTACTACGAGTCCAAGGCCCACATCCACTGCAGCGTCAAGTCAG ATCACTCCATGGCGGCCAAATCCGGAGGCTGCTTCCCCGGCGAGGCCTCGGTGACGCTGGCGAGCGGCGCTCAGAAGCCCATCGGCGACCTGCGACCGGGAGAGCGGGTCctggcggcggcgggcggcggcgaGCTGGTCTACAGCGAGGTGCTGGTCTTCCTGGACCGGGACCCGGTCGCCCGGAAGCTCTTCTACACGCTGCACACAGAGGCCGGGGCGCGCCTCTCGCTCACCGCCGCCCACCTGGTGTTCGTGTCCGGGGGGAACTGCTCGGAGGGCGGCGCCCTCGGGGCCGTGTACGCCAGCGACGCCCGGCCGGGGCAGTGCGTGCTGGTGTCGCCGGGGGAGGCGGGTCGGGGGCGCCTGTCCCGGATCACCCGGGTCAGCGTGAGGGAGAGCAGGGGGGCGTTCGCGCCGCTCACGCAGCACGGCACGCTGGTGGTGGACGGCGTGGTGGCGTCCTGCTACGCGGTGGTGGACCAGCACTCCCTGGCCCACTGGGCCTTCTCGCCGCTTCGGCTGCTCCACAGCTGGACTGGTTCCACTGGGAGCCACCGGGACGGGGTCCACTGGTACTCTCGGCTTTTACACTGGCTGGGCAGGATGCTGCTGGACTCGGGGCGCCTCCACCCGCTGGGCGCGGCTCAGGGAGACAGGTGA